From Acidovorax sp. FHTAMBA, one genomic window encodes:
- a CDS encoding SDR family oxidoreductase produces the protein MTRTIQQLFDLTGKTALVTGGSRGLGLQLAHALGEAGAKIMLSSRKASDLEEAAADLQAAGIDARWIAADCAKEEDIRRLADETLERMGNVDILVNNAGAAWGAPAEDHPVDAWDKVMNLNVRGYFILSQHIAKHSMIARRTGSIINVASIAGLGGNPKGMNTIAYNTSKGAVINFTRALAAEWGKYNIRVNAICPGFFPSKMTVGTLKAMGEEALAAHAPLGRLGDDEDLKGLCALYASDAGKHITGQWLAVDGGVSIVTGG, from the coding sequence ATGACCCGCACCATCCAACAACTGTTTGACCTCACCGGCAAGACCGCGCTGGTCACCGGCGGCTCGCGCGGCCTGGGCCTGCAGCTGGCGCACGCGCTCGGCGAGGCGGGCGCAAAGATCATGCTCAGCTCGCGCAAGGCCTCCGACCTGGAGGAGGCCGCAGCCGACCTGCAGGCCGCGGGCATCGATGCACGCTGGATTGCAGCCGACTGCGCCAAGGAAGAAGACATTCGCCGTTTGGCCGATGAAACCTTGGAGCGCATGGGGAATGTGGACATCCTGGTCAACAACGCGGGCGCGGCATGGGGCGCCCCGGCAGAAGACCACCCGGTGGACGCCTGGGACAAGGTGATGAACCTGAACGTGCGCGGCTATTTCATCCTGAGTCAGCACATTGCCAAGCACAGCATGATCGCGCGCCGCACCGGCAGCATCATCAACGTGGCGTCCATCGCCGGGCTGGGTGGCAACCCCAAGGGCATGAATACCATTGCTTACAACACCTCCAAGGGCGCGGTGATCAACTTCACCCGTGCACTGGCGGCCGAATGGGGCAAGTACAACATCCGCGTCAACGCCATCTGCCCGGGCTTCTTCCCCAGCAAGATGACGGTGGGTACGCTCAAGGCCATGGGCGAAGAGGCGCTGGCTGCGCACGCCCCGCTGGGCCGCCTGGGCGATGATGAGGATCTGAAGGGCCTGTGCGCGCTCTACGCGTCGGATGCAGGCAAGCACATCACCGGCCAGTGGCTGGCGGTGGATGGCGGGGTGAGTATCGTCACGGGAGGGTAG
- a CDS encoding PaaI family thioesterase, whose product MKSFGVEIPFVSHLGFTLHRMEGGESELHYEARPEHLNSFDVTHGGASMTLLDVTMATAARSETPDMGVVTIEMKTSFMQPARGPLVAKGRLIHRTATMAFTEGTVYDAQGKVCCHATGTFKYVRRLPVDGRSANGLKVISTD is encoded by the coding sequence TTGAAAAGTTTCGGTGTCGAAATCCCCTTTGTCAGCCACCTCGGCTTCACCCTGCACCGCATGGAGGGCGGTGAGTCCGAGCTGCATTACGAGGCCAGGCCCGAGCACCTCAATTCTTTTGATGTGACCCACGGCGGCGCGTCGATGACGCTGCTGGATGTGACCATGGCCACGGCAGCGCGCAGCGAGACGCCCGACATGGGCGTGGTCACCATCGAGATGAAGACCAGCTTCATGCAGCCTGCACGCGGGCCGCTGGTGGCCAAGGGACGGCTCATTCACCGCACGGCCACCATGGCGTTTACCGAGGGCACGGTGTACGACGCACAAGGCAAGGTGTGCTGCCATGCCACCGGCACGTTCAAGTACGTGCGGCGTCTGCCGGTGGATGGCCGCAGCGCCAACGGACTCAAGGTGATTTCCACCGACTGA
- a CDS encoding NADP-dependent oxidoreductase — MPRNQQIVLDNRPQGEAVASNFRLVAVDTPALKDGEVLVRHHYLSLDPYMRGRMNESKSYAASQGLGEVMIGGTVGEVVESRNPKYAVGDKVVGMGGWQEYSVVDGNAVGALRKVDTTHVPLSHYLGAVGMPGVTAWYGLVKIIAPKAGETVVVSAATGAVGSAFAALAKARGCRVVGIAGGPDKCKYAVEELGFDACIDHREHGDLKSMSRALKEACPSGIDGYFENVGGYILDAVLLRANAFARVAVCGMIAGYDGQPLPLQNPALILINRMKVEGFIVSEHMEVWPEALKELGTLVGTGKLRPRETVAEGIAAAPEAFLGLLKGKNFGKQLVKLI, encoded by the coding sequence ATGCCCCGCAACCAACAAATCGTTCTCGACAACCGCCCCCAGGGCGAAGCCGTGGCCAGCAACTTCAGGCTGGTGGCCGTGGACACGCCCGCGCTCAAGGACGGCGAGGTGCTGGTGCGCCACCACTACCTGAGCCTGGACCCCTACATGCGCGGCCGCATGAACGAGAGCAAGAGCTACGCGGCATCGCAGGGCCTGGGCGAGGTCATGATCGGCGGCACCGTGGGCGAGGTGGTCGAGAGCAGGAACCCCAAATACGCCGTGGGCGACAAGGTGGTGGGCATGGGCGGCTGGCAGGAATACAGCGTGGTCGACGGCAATGCCGTGGGCGCGCTGCGCAAGGTAGATACCACCCATGTGCCGCTGTCGCACTACCTGGGTGCCGTGGGCATGCCCGGCGTGACAGCCTGGTACGGCCTAGTCAAGATCATTGCGCCCAAGGCGGGCGAAACCGTGGTGGTGAGCGCCGCCACCGGCGCCGTGGGCAGCGCCTTTGCCGCCCTGGCCAAGGCGCGCGGCTGCCGCGTGGTGGGTATTGCGGGCGGGCCGGACAAGTGCAAGTACGCTGTGGAAGAACTGGGCTTTGACGCGTGCATTGACCACCGCGAACACGGCGACCTCAAGTCCATGTCAAGGGCCCTGAAGGAAGCGTGCCCCAGCGGCATCGACGGCTACTTTGAAAACGTGGGCGGCTACATCCTCGACGCCGTGCTGCTGCGCGCCAACGCCTTTGCCCGCGTGGCCGTGTGCGGAATGATTGCCGGCTACGACGGCCAGCCGCTGCCGCTGCAGAACCCGGCGCTCATCCTCATCAACCGCATGAAGGTCGAAGGCTTCATCGTGAGCGAGCACATGGAAGTCTGGCCCGAGGCCTTGAAGGAACTGGGCACGCTGGTGGGCACCGGCAAGCTGCGCCCGCGCGAGACGGTGGCCGAGGGCATTGCCGCCGCGCCTGAAGCCTTCCTGGGCCTGCTCAAGGGCAAGAACTTTGGCAAGCAACTGGTGAAGCTGATCTGA